The genomic interval TGGGGAGTCATCGCCGATTGGTTTGCGACATTCTTTTGAAAGGCCTCTGGCGTGACGAATTGCTTTGGCTTACCCGAGAAAATTCCGAAAAGTCCCATGAGGTTTCCTTAGGATGAATACGCCCAACGTCTGAATTCACCGGCCTGCGCGGCTTTTTGCGCAGGTCCGGTGGAATGAGAAGTTAGAACTCGGGAGAGGGTCACTGCTTGCCATCTCGTTTTGCAATTGCCTCAATAGCACCCTGTGGAAGTTGGGAGTAAAGGGCCTGTATTTCCTTGGGCCTTGTAATTCGATCTTCGACAATGAAATTGATCATTCGAAAAAGCTGATGCGCAATTTCTGGGGTGTCATTGATATCCAACTCTCCCGGATGAACTGCATTATTTCCAACTACTCGACAAACATCGAGCGCTTGTTGTACGAGTGGGGGCAGCCCCTTGGCTACCAACGACTTGATGTCGTCGTTGATGTTCTTTCCTTCTTCCCCAAGGTGGGGAGTGAGCTTTTGAAGGCATAGACGAAGTAGTGCGACCGCACCTCTTGGTGATCGGCTAACAATATCTCTCGCCTCTTCATAGTCAGAAAGACAAGCCTCTGGCAAATCGTGATGTGGTGGCTCAACAGGGCTATCTGTCGGAACAACCATGCGGCCATCAAACCAGAAGCTTCGCTTTTTGCAATGAGAGCAATAGGCGGACATGAATGGAGAGTTAATGAAGTGGGAGTTTGGAACAAGCACCTTTAACTCGTTCCAATGCTGTGCTGCGTAAACGCCGCACAGCGGGCAATGGAAATGTTCTTTCTGAAATTCAGGAGGGTAGTAGCGAGGTTTCATCTGGGAGTTCTAACGATGAAAGTAACCGGACGCCGCGCAGGGCGGACAGAGGCAACCTAAAGGCGGGTGTTCGGCGGTCCGGTTGACTGGAGTGTTAGGTATCACTTTGGCACCTTTGTGATGAACCCATCAGCTTCCATTAGTTGTTTAGATCGGACAGGATCCTGTTGCTCGATTGGCATAGATAAATAGTAAGGCAACTTCTGGGGCTTAGACATGAGAACGATATATCCGTGGGCTGCGACATCACGAATAACTTGGCGGGTTTGTTCAGGCAGCCCCTTTGGTGCGCCACCTGAATATTGCCTACTCACAGCGGCAATAAAGTCAGCGACGGTGTGCTTACCATCGGCGCTGAGGAATACTAGTTGAGGCCACTCATCAACTGTCGTCATTTGGGGGCGCCCACGTTCGTGTAACACGACCTGTTCCTTTAGCATCGAGTAGGTGACAGTGCGAATGAAATATTTTGAGTCGATCTCCTCTGCTGCGTTAGTTGTGCTCATGAATAACGTTCCTAATAGTAAAGAGGTGAGTGTGCGCCAAGGGCTCATGTGATACCTAACGTTGTAGATCACCGGACTGCGCGGCATTTTGTGCAGGTCCGGTGAATTGAAGTGTTAGCCGTGAGAGCATTACTGGTTACCGGCGCTTTCCTGACTCAAATGACCCCGGCAATATTGGCGAGCCACCGCCGTGCTTTTTGCCTTTTCTTATCGGCATCCGTGATGCTCTCTTTGCCATGATTTCATTGGCTAATTCCCGGCCCCATTGCCGGACTAATTTGTCATATTTCTTCTGGATTCCCAATTTCGGTTCCTGCGAAGGAATGGTTATATCGATCAAGGTAACGGTGTTATTGAGATTATTTCTATCCCGCCAGCCCCAGATTTGTGAAATTTAATTGAATCTTTTAGGGCGGGTTCAATTACGTAGCTATCTGTATTCGTGGGCACGGACTGGCTTTCAACTTCGAAATCAGAGTCAAATGCCTTTTCGTCAGTTCTACAGCGGTATGAAACCTGATATTTCATTGTGACCTCTACTCTGTGGAGATATTCATTAAAGATACGGCTAACGATGAAAGTAACCGGACGCCGCGCGAGGCGGCCAGAGGCAACCTAAAGGCGGGTGTTCGGCGGTCCGGTTGACTGGATGGTTAGCCGGGGGCATGAGGTAAGCCGTCACTTGGCACGGCTAGAG from bacterium carries:
- a CDS encoding DUF4145 domain-containing protein produces the protein MKPRYYPPEFQKEHFHCPLCGVYAAQHWNELKVLVPNSHFINSPFMSAYCSHCKKRSFWFDGRMVVPTDSPVEPPHHDLPEACLSDYEEARDIVSRSPRGAVALLRLCLQKLTPHLGEEGKNINDDIKSLVAKGLPPLVQQALDVCRVVGNNAVHPGELDINDTPEIAHQLFRMINFIVEDRITRPKEIQALYSQLPQGAIEAIAKRDGKQ